One Mycolicibacterium parafortuitum DNA segment encodes these proteins:
- a CDS encoding FecCD family ABC transporter permease: MTTRTDRVDFGRPTLIWRSLRVDVISVVTTAVLILAAVVVSIFSLGAGDYDIAPWDVLRAVFGRGAPFDIVVVREWRAPRVLMALILGALLGISGAIFQSLTKNALGSPDVIGFNSGCYFGALVVILFVGAHSSALLALGAVAGGFATAAIVYLLAFKRGIAGFRLIIVGVAVAIMIEAVNTWMILKANLQVAISAAAWGAGTLANVTNNQVLVVLAGTALLVVPLTVIARRMPVAQLGDDVAAGLGLRTEATRVLMLAVGVGCVAMATAFTGPISFVALAAPQLAAQVTRGGGLRLAPSAAMGAAILASSDAAAQHLLPGQLPVGVITWGIGGTYLVWLLIKKTNYA; encoded by the coding sequence GTGACGACGAGGACCGATCGCGTCGATTTCGGGCGCCCCACGCTGATATGGCGAAGTCTGCGCGTCGACGTCATCTCCGTGGTGACCACCGCTGTGCTGATTCTCGCGGCAGTAGTGGTGTCGATCTTCAGCCTCGGTGCCGGTGACTATGACATCGCGCCGTGGGACGTGCTGCGCGCGGTGTTCGGCAGAGGCGCACCGTTCGACATCGTGGTGGTCCGTGAGTGGCGCGCACCGCGGGTGTTGATGGCGCTGATACTCGGTGCGCTGCTGGGCATCTCGGGTGCCATCTTCCAGTCGCTCACCAAGAATGCGTTGGGAAGCCCTGATGTCATCGGCTTCAATTCGGGCTGCTACTTCGGCGCGCTCGTGGTGATTCTTTTCGTCGGCGCGCACTCGAGTGCGCTCCTCGCCCTCGGCGCGGTCGCCGGCGGCTTCGCGACCGCCGCCATCGTGTATCTGCTTGCGTTCAAACGCGGTATCGCCGGTTTCCGGCTGATCATCGTGGGCGTCGCGGTCGCCATCATGATCGAGGCCGTCAACACCTGGATGATCCTCAAGGCCAACCTGCAGGTCGCCATATCCGCTGCGGCGTGGGGTGCGGGCACCCTGGCCAATGTCACCAACAATCAGGTTCTGGTGGTCCTCGCCGGAACCGCCCTACTAGTGGTTCCGCTGACCGTGATCGCCCGGCGGATGCCGGTCGCCCAGCTGGGCGATGACGTCGCCGCCGGGCTCGGGCTGCGCACGGAGGCCACGCGGGTGTTGATGCTGGCCGTCGGCGTCGGATGCGTGGCCATGGCAACCGCGTTCACCGGACCGATCAGTTTCGTGGCACTGGCCGCACCGCAACTGGCCGCCCAGGTCACCCGCGGCGGGGGCCTGCGCCTGGCCCCGTCGGCGGCGATGGGGGCAGCAATTCTTGCCTCGTCCGATGCCGCGGCCCAGCACCTGCTACCCGGTCAACTGCCCGTCGGCGTGATCACCTGGGGCATCGGCGGAACGTATCTGGTGTGGCTGTTGATCAAGAAAACGAACTACGCCTGA
- a CDS encoding MFS transporter, with the protein MASEPLVGGDARLRRARIAAATLFLTNGALFANLLPRFPEIKTELAMSNAVYGAAVASFSAGALIAGPTAAMLIRRFQSARVVVATTIALGSFILLAGVAPTPLVFAGALLLAGASDSIADVAQNVNGLRLQRVYGRSIINSLHAIWAVGAVIGGLMGAGAIAAHIPRPLHLGIAAALFCGIVCVAYRFLLRGPDHDDHPSARPGAGVKAGPRTYLALLALVGLAVAGATVEDAGSSWATLYMRDNLGAPGAVAVFGYVSLVGFLCLGRLLGDRLVDRFGDRAVARAGGLITAAGMGLALAFPTVPGSIIGFAAAGFGVATVIPAAMRTADELPGLRPGTGLTMLTWLMRFGFLGAPLIVGVVSDAYGLRIGLLSVPAAGVAIILLAGALRSRRGT; encoded by the coding sequence ATGGCGTCCGAACCGCTCGTCGGCGGCGACGCGCGACTCAGGCGGGCCCGGATCGCAGCTGCCACGCTGTTTCTCACCAACGGTGCCCTGTTCGCGAACCTGTTGCCGCGCTTCCCCGAGATCAAGACCGAACTGGCGATGTCCAACGCGGTCTACGGCGCCGCCGTGGCGTCGTTCTCCGCGGGTGCGCTGATCGCCGGCCCGACCGCGGCCATGTTGATCCGCCGCTTTCAGTCCGCGCGCGTCGTCGTCGCCACCACCATCGCGCTGGGATCGTTCATCCTGCTCGCCGGCGTGGCCCCGACGCCACTGGTATTCGCCGGCGCGCTGCTGCTCGCCGGTGCGAGTGATTCCATCGCCGACGTCGCACAGAACGTCAACGGGCTTCGCCTGCAACGCGTTTACGGCCGCTCGATCATCAACTCGCTGCACGCCATCTGGGCCGTCGGCGCCGTCATCGGCGGTCTGATGGGTGCCGGCGCCATCGCGGCGCACATCCCGCGGCCGCTGCACCTCGGAATCGCCGCGGCGCTGTTCTGCGGCATCGTGTGCGTGGCCTACCGATTTCTGCTGCGCGGCCCCGACCACGACGACCACCCGTCCGCCCGGCCCGGCGCCGGCGTCAAGGCGGGCCCGAGGACGTATCTGGCGCTGCTCGCGCTGGTCGGCCTCGCGGTGGCCGGGGCGACGGTGGAGGATGCCGGAAGTTCCTGGGCCACCTTGTATATGCGCGACAACCTCGGCGCACCCGGTGCCGTCGCGGTGTTCGGTTACGTCTCGCTGGTCGGCTTCCTATGCCTCGGCAGGCTCCTCGGTGACCGGCTGGTGGACCGCTTCGGCGACCGCGCCGTGGCCCGCGCCGGCGGGTTGATCACCGCCGCCGGGATGGGCCTGGCGCTCGCGTTCCCGACCGTGCCCGGCAGCATCATCGGTTTCGCCGCAGCCGGTTTCGGGGTGGCCACCGTGATCCCGGCCGCGATGCGCACCGCCGACGAGCTGCCCGGCCTGCGTCCCGGCACCGGTCTGACCATGCTGACCTGGCTGATGCGCTTCGGATTCCTCGGCGCCCCGCTGATCGTCGGCGTGGTCTCCGACGCCTACGGGCTGCGGATCGGGCTGCTCAGCGTGCCGGCCGCGGGCGTGGCGATCATCCTGCTCGCCGGAGCGCTGCGCTCCCGCCGCGGGACCTAG
- a CDS encoding Rv1815 family serine proteinase codes for MSVRSSLLTLVALVFGVALATPVAQAQPGVVVSPGMEIHQDTVLCTLGYVDPGTRLAYTAGHCRSSGTVSDKFGTPIGTQGSFRDNTPNGMTVDTNHQITDWEVIHLANNVVINNVLPSGKVLVTDPAVLPVKGMPVCHFGVVTGESCGTIESVNNGWFTMANGVVSRKGDSGGPVYTSLPDGRTVLIGLFNSTWGTFPAAISWQVASEQAHADTIQAASAVVSTP; via the coding sequence GTGTCTGTTCGGTCGTCGTTGCTGACCCTGGTTGCGCTGGTGTTCGGCGTCGCGCTCGCGACCCCGGTGGCGCAGGCGCAGCCGGGAGTCGTGGTCTCGCCCGGTATGGAGATCCACCAGGACACCGTGCTGTGCACGCTCGGCTACGTCGACCCGGGCACCCGGCTGGCCTACACCGCGGGCCACTGCCGCTCCTCGGGGACCGTCTCGGACAAGTTCGGCACCCCGATCGGCACCCAGGGATCCTTCCGGGACAACACCCCCAACGGCATGACCGTGGACACCAATCACCAGATCACGGACTGGGAAGTCATCCACCTCGCCAACAACGTGGTGATCAACAATGTGCTGCCCAGCGGCAAGGTCCTGGTCACCGATCCCGCGGTGCTGCCGGTCAAGGGGATGCCGGTGTGCCACTTCGGCGTCGTGACCGGCGAGAGCTGCGGCACCATCGAATCGGTCAACAACGGCTGGTTCACCATGGCCAACGGCGTGGTCAGCCGCAAGGGCGACTCCGGCGGCCCGGTCTACACCTCGCTGCCCGACGGACGCACCGTGCTGATCGGACTGTTCAACAGCACCTGGGGCACGTTCCCTGCGGCGATCTCGTGGCAGGTCGCCAGCGAGCAGGCCCACGCCGACACGATCCAGGCCGCCTCGGCTGTCGTGAGCACGCCTTAG
- the malQ gene encoding 4-alpha-glucanotransferase, with protein MVAYPEDSGLPASLIELAQRHGVATDYVDWTGRHVPVPSSTLIGVLDALGVAATTEGDRADALADLERAHWSRPLPPTVVGRAGAATTFWVHVTHGDPAPVWLHLEDGSVRTGLRQVENNRPPYDLGDRVVGEASFELPADLPIGYHRLYLQTGSSEVSTTVIVSPASLPHSPAARTWGLATQLYSVRSRRSWGTGDLIDLADLAVWSAARHDAGFVLVNPMHAASPVAPMEPSPYLPTSRRFVNPLYLRVEAVPEFTDVRHRGRIRRAQEQVQARADRAGRIDRDRAWKAKRAALEALYQVPRSAGREIAYQAFLERQGSSLDDFATWCALAERHGSDWHQWPAKFQHPRGEAVAAFVAKHPREVDFHRWLQWLLDEQLSAAQDAAVRAGMELGIMHDLAVGVDPDGADAWALQDVLALGVTAGAPPDEFNQLGQDWSQPPWRPDRLAEAAYEPFRALLAAVLRHAGGVRIDHIIGLFRLWWIPKGALPLEGTYVRYDHEAMIGIVALEAYRAGAVVVGEDLGTVEPWVRDHLRDRGLLGTSILWFETQNGRDPLPADRWREACLSAVTTHDLPPTAGYLAGEHVRLRDELGLLTRPAEEELAGDREHQQAWMAELRRVGLLADGDDDVDHVVLALHRYLGLTPSRLLSLSLADAVGEVRTQNQPGTTDEYPNWRVPLGGPDGNQILLEDVFENPRAAALCEAMRAAVTPSP; from the coding sequence ATGGTTGCGTACCCCGAGGACTCCGGGCTGCCCGCATCGCTGATCGAGCTCGCACAGCGGCACGGTGTGGCGACCGACTACGTGGACTGGACGGGAAGGCACGTGCCGGTGCCGTCGTCGACGTTGATCGGGGTGCTCGACGCCCTCGGGGTCGCCGCGACCACCGAAGGCGACCGGGCCGACGCACTCGCCGATCTCGAACGCGCCCATTGGAGCCGGCCACTGCCCCCGACGGTCGTCGGCCGCGCGGGTGCGGCGACGACGTTCTGGGTGCACGTCACCCACGGTGACCCCGCACCGGTCTGGCTGCACCTTGAGGACGGCAGCGTCCGGACCGGATTACGCCAGGTCGAAAACAACCGGCCGCCTTACGATCTCGGTGACCGCGTGGTTGGCGAGGCGTCGTTCGAGCTGCCCGCGGATCTGCCGATCGGCTATCACCGGCTGTATCTGCAGACCGGTTCGTCGGAGGTCAGCACGACGGTGATCGTCTCCCCCGCGTCGCTGCCGCACTCGCCGGCCGCACGCACCTGGGGGCTGGCCACTCAGCTGTACAGTGTGCGGTCCCGGCGGTCCTGGGGCACAGGGGATCTGATCGACCTTGCCGATCTCGCGGTGTGGTCGGCGGCCCGTCACGACGCCGGGTTCGTCCTGGTGAACCCGATGCATGCGGCGTCACCGGTGGCACCGATGGAGCCCTCGCCGTACCTGCCGACGTCGCGCCGGTTCGTCAATCCGCTGTACCTGCGGGTCGAGGCGGTGCCCGAGTTCACCGACGTGCGGCATCGCGGCCGGATCCGCAGGGCGCAGGAGCAGGTGCAGGCTCGGGCGGACCGGGCCGGCCGCATCGACCGGGACCGCGCGTGGAAGGCCAAACGGGCGGCGCTGGAGGCGCTGTATCAGGTGCCCCGCTCTGCGGGCCGCGAGATCGCCTATCAGGCGTTCCTGGAGCGTCAGGGCAGCAGCCTGGACGACTTCGCGACGTGGTGTGCGCTGGCCGAGCGGCATGGTTCGGACTGGCATCAGTGGCCGGCGAAGTTCCAGCACCCGCGTGGCGAGGCGGTGGCGGCCTTCGTCGCCAAGCATCCCCGCGAGGTCGACTTCCACCGGTGGCTGCAGTGGCTGCTCGACGAGCAGCTGTCGGCGGCGCAGGACGCTGCGGTGCGGGCCGGGATGGAGCTCGGGATCATGCACGACCTCGCGGTCGGGGTGGACCCGGACGGCGCCGATGCGTGGGCGTTGCAGGACGTCCTGGCGCTCGGGGTGACCGCAGGTGCGCCGCCGGATGAGTTCAATCAGCTCGGGCAGGATTGGTCGCAGCCCCCGTGGCGGCCGGATCGGTTGGCGGAGGCGGCATATGAGCCGTTCCGGGCGTTGTTGGCCGCGGTGCTGCGGCACGCCGGCGGGGTGCGGATCGACCACATCATCGGGTTGTTCCGGCTGTGGTGGATCCCGAAGGGCGCGTTGCCGCTGGAGGGCACCTACGTGCGATACGACCACGAAGCGATGATCGGGATCGTCGCGCTGGAGGCGTACCGGGCCGGCGCGGTGGTGGTGGGCGAGGATCTGGGCACGGTGGAGCCGTGGGTGCGGGATCACCTGCGCGACCGCGGGCTGCTCGGTACGTCGATCCTGTGGTTCGAGACGCAGAACGGGCGGGATCCGCTGCCGGCGGATCGGTGGCGGGAGGCGTGCCTGTCGGCGGTGACGACGCACGATCTGCCGCCGACGGCCGGCTATCTGGCGGGTGAGCATGTCCGGCTGCGCGACGAACTCGGGCTGTTGACGCGGCCGGCGGAGGAGGAGTTGGCGGGCGACCGCGAGCATCAGCAGGCGTGGATGGCGGAACTGCGGCGGGTGGGGCTGCTGGCCGACGGGGACGACGACGTCGATCACGTGGTGCTGGCGCTGCACCGCTATCTGGGGCTGACGCCGTCGCGGCTGCTGTCACTGTCGCTGGCTGACGCGGTCGGTGAGGTGCGGACCCAGAATCAGCCGGGGACCACTGATGAGTATCCGAATTGGCGTGTGCCCCTTGGCGGTCCGGATGGCAATCAGATACTGCTCGAAGACGTCTTCGAGAACCCCCGCGCCGCAGCGCTGTGCGAGGCGATGCGTGCCGCGGTGACGCCGTCGCCCTGA
- a CDS encoding acyl-CoA dehydrogenase family protein translates to MALDITDRNGADPGLNTPPPLLRTSDEALAAADRVAAAIASGSAERERAGTVLLPQLRLVAESGLLGISVPAEHGGPALPASTVVEVLRRLSRADGAVGQLLLSHYVIAQAISGLGQLDPAPRIYADLLAGAQLGNATAERGTQHALDRRTIVREQDGHWVLNGTKYYATGTLGATWIAVAARIDGRADGDTATVFIRPDQPGVTLDLEQWSAFGQRGTASGQVRLEDVAVDPELVIDEGPPPDPADAPPSVLGAFDQALHAAIDIGIARAALEDGAEFVRTRSRPWKEALDAGIEHADEEPHVVRRFGELTARLYALEALLARGTALVDEAYAAQASLTVAAAKALAQQDAVEIAGAIFELTGTSGTDGEVNLDRHWRNVRVHSLHDPARWKYVHLGNHTLRGIRPPRLGLVL, encoded by the coding sequence ATGGCACTCGACATCACCGACCGCAACGGCGCCGATCCCGGTCTCAATACGCCTCCCCCACTGCTGCGCACCTCCGACGAGGCGCTGGCCGCCGCCGACCGGGTGGCCGCGGCGATCGCCTCCGGCAGCGCCGAACGTGAACGTGCCGGAACCGTGCTGCTGCCGCAGCTGCGACTGGTCGCCGAATCCGGCCTGCTCGGCATCTCGGTACCGGCCGAACACGGCGGGCCCGCGCTGCCGGCGTCCACCGTCGTCGAGGTGCTGCGCCGGCTGTCGCGCGCCGACGGCGCGGTGGGCCAGCTGCTGCTGTCGCATTACGTGATCGCACAGGCGATTTCGGGCCTCGGACAGCTCGACCCGGCACCGCGGATCTACGCTGATCTGCTGGCCGGCGCCCAGCTTGGCAACGCGACCGCCGAGCGCGGCACCCAACACGCCCTGGACCGTCGCACCATCGTGCGCGAACAGGACGGGCACTGGGTGCTCAACGGCACCAAGTACTACGCCACCGGCACGCTCGGCGCGACGTGGATCGCGGTGGCGGCCCGGATCGACGGCCGCGCCGACGGTGACACCGCGACGGTGTTCATCCGGCCCGACCAGCCCGGCGTGACGCTGGACCTGGAGCAGTGGTCGGCGTTCGGGCAGCGCGGCACCGCCAGCGGCCAGGTGCGACTGGAGGACGTCGCCGTCGATCCGGAGCTGGTGATCGACGAGGGTCCGCCGCCCGATCCCGCCGATGCGCCGCCCTCGGTGCTCGGCGCGTTCGACCAGGCCCTGCACGCCGCGATCGACATCGGCATCGCACGGGCCGCGCTGGAGGACGGCGCCGAGTTCGTCCGGACCCGGTCGCGGCCCTGGAAGGAGGCCCTCGACGCGGGCATCGAGCACGCCGACGAGGAACCGCACGTGGTGCGCCGCTTCGGAGAGCTGACGGCGCGGCTCTACGCGCTGGAGGCGCTGCTGGCACGCGGCACCGCGCTGGTCGACGAGGCCTACGCCGCCCAGGCGTCGCTGACCGTCGCCGCGGCCAAGGCGCTCGCGCAGCAGGACGCGGTCGAGATCGCGGGTGCCATTTTCGAGCTCACCGGCACCTCCGGCACCGACGGCGAGGTCAACCTGGACCGGCACTGGCGCAACGTGCGGGTGCACTCGCTGCACGACCCGGCCCGGTGGAAGTACGTCCACCTCGGTAATCACACCCTGCGCGGCATTCGTCCGCCCCGGCTCGGGCTGGTGCTGTGA
- a CDS encoding carboxylesterase/lipase family protein, which yields MTAEATPRPSAGDRPVVDTTSGPVRGVDDGIVKSWKAIPYAAAPVGELRWRAPEPPQAWKEPFDAGRVGPVCPQPTDPKIPLDLGAPQGEDFLSLNVWAPSGTEPGDGKPVMVWVHGGAYVLGSASQPLYHGRALATFGDVVVVTVNYRLGAFGFLEVGAFDDSGRFASNRGLRDVLAALAWVRDNIAAFGGDPGRVTLFGESAGGGIVTSLLASPDAAGLFHAAIAQSAPATSIYDVGRGRRVAQLFLDVLGVSRDELSRLADAPTTSLVEATRTVFNEVPVRTPGTLAFAPTVDGDLVPDYPVNLARNGKTHPVPLIIGTNKNEAALFRYMKSPLMPIAPESIRAMFAEITAEQPGLQLPSEDHLRGTYRGRGKSAGLGLTSDLGFRMPSIWFADGHRALAPVYLYRFDFATPLLRLVRLHGAHATELPFVWGNLGSGRKDPTFALGGRTVGTAVSQRMRSRWTNFAAHGEPSAPGGPAWRPYAGDRATLVIDKHDSVVADLDAPVRRAWGDDVLSFL from the coding sequence ATGACCGCGGAGGCGACCCCTCGACCTTCAGCAGGCGACCGGCCCGTGGTGGACACGACGAGTGGACCCGTCCGCGGCGTCGATGACGGAATCGTCAAGTCCTGGAAGGCGATTCCTTACGCGGCTGCCCCCGTCGGGGAGCTGCGCTGGAGGGCCCCCGAACCGCCCCAGGCGTGGAAGGAACCGTTCGACGCCGGCCGGGTCGGACCCGTGTGCCCGCAACCGACCGACCCGAAGATCCCTCTCGACCTCGGCGCCCCGCAGGGCGAGGACTTCCTGTCCCTCAACGTCTGGGCGCCGTCGGGCACCGAACCCGGCGACGGCAAACCCGTGATGGTGTGGGTGCACGGCGGTGCCTACGTCCTGGGTTCGGCGAGCCAGCCGCTGTATCACGGCCGGGCGCTGGCCACCTTCGGCGACGTCGTGGTCGTCACGGTGAACTACCGCCTCGGCGCCTTCGGATTCCTCGAGGTCGGCGCCTTCGACGACTCCGGACGCTTCGCGTCCAACCGAGGCCTGCGCGACGTGCTGGCCGCACTGGCCTGGGTGCGCGACAACATCGCGGCGTTCGGCGGCGATCCCGGCCGGGTCACCCTGTTCGGCGAGTCGGCCGGCGGCGGCATCGTGACCTCGCTGCTGGCCAGCCCCGACGCGGCCGGGTTGTTCCACGCCGCGATCGCGCAGAGCGCCCCGGCGACGTCCATCTATGACGTCGGACGGGGCCGCAGGGTCGCCCAGCTATTTCTCGACGTCCTCGGCGTCAGCCGCGACGAGCTCAGCCGGCTGGCCGACGCACCGACCACCAGCCTGGTGGAGGCGACGCGAACGGTGTTCAACGAGGTGCCGGTGCGCACACCGGGCACCCTGGCCTTCGCGCCGACCGTCGACGGCGACCTCGTGCCGGACTACCCGGTCAACCTGGCCCGCAACGGCAAGACGCATCCGGTACCGCTGATCATCGGCACCAACAAGAACGAGGCGGCGCTGTTCCGCTACATGAAATCGCCGCTGATGCCGATCGCGCCCGAGTCGATCAGGGCGATGTTCGCCGAGATCACGGCCGAGCAGCCCGGCCTGCAGTTGCCCAGCGAGGACCACCTGCGGGGCACCTACCGCGGGCGCGGCAAGAGCGCGGGCCTCGGGCTGACCAGCGATCTCGGCTTCCGCATGCCCTCGATCTGGTTCGCCGACGGCCACCGTGCACTGGCGCCGGTCTACCTGTACCGGTTCGACTTCGCGACGCCGCTGCTGCGCCTGGTGCGCCTGCACGGCGCGCACGCCACCGAACTGCCGTTCGTCTGGGGCAACCTGGGCTCCGGGCGCAAGGACCCGACGTTCGCGCTCGGCGGCCGCACGGTGGGAACCGCTGTGTCCCAGCGGATGCGCAGCCGCTGGACGAACTTCGCGGCCCACGGCGAGCCGTCGGCGCCCGGCGGCCCCGCCTGGCGGCCCTACGCGGGCGACCGCGCCACCCTGGTCATCGACAAACACGATTCCGTGGTCGCCGACCTCGACGCACCCGTGCGACGCGCGTGGGGCGACGACGTCCTGAGCTTCCTGTAA
- a CDS encoding NAD(P)/FAD-dependent oxidoreductase → METVFDAPVDDTLIDRSLADTALGSMWLDIPRPEFGTPTGPVTCDLLVVGGGYTGLWSALHAARRHPDRRVVLIEADRVGWAASGRNGGFVEASLTHGYENGKSRWPNEIDTLEAMGLENLDGMQAEIAELGLDVQWERTGMLAVATEPHQVEWLRDAAADGQGKFLDQSQVRAEVDSPTYRAGLFSPDTCAIVNPARLALELARACREAGVEIYEHTTATRIESGGAALRVHTDGRPITCRQVVLATNVFPSLLRRNRLYTVPVYDYVLATEPLSDEQLGRIGWRGRQGVGDSANQFHYYRLSADNRIVWGGYDAVYHFGRRVDAAYENRTETYRRLAAHFFLTFPQLDDVRFTHRWAGAIDTNTRFCAHWGLAREGRVAYVNGFTGLGVGAARFAADVCLDLLGGTPTPRTQLEMVRRKPLPFPPEPLASVGIQATRWSLDRADHSAGHRNLLLRALDAAGLGFDS, encoded by the coding sequence GTGGAGACCGTTTTCGATGCCCCCGTCGACGACACGCTGATCGACCGCTCGCTCGCCGACACCGCCCTCGGGTCGATGTGGCTGGACATCCCGCGACCGGAGTTCGGCACCCCGACCGGACCGGTGACCTGCGACCTGCTGGTCGTCGGCGGCGGCTACACCGGTCTGTGGAGCGCACTGCACGCCGCGCGGCGCCATCCGGACCGCCGCGTCGTGCTCATCGAGGCAGACCGGGTCGGGTGGGCCGCCTCGGGACGCAACGGCGGATTCGTCGAAGCCAGCCTGACGCACGGCTACGAGAACGGAAAGTCGCGCTGGCCCAACGAGATCGACACGCTCGAGGCGATGGGCCTGGAGAACCTCGACGGTATGCAGGCCGAGATCGCCGAACTCGGGCTCGACGTGCAGTGGGAGCGCACCGGCATGCTCGCCGTGGCGACCGAACCGCATCAGGTCGAGTGGCTGCGCGACGCGGCCGCCGACGGGCAGGGCAAGTTCCTGGACCAGTCCCAGGTCCGCGCCGAGGTGGACTCACCCACCTACCGCGCCGGCCTGTTCAGCCCCGACACCTGCGCGATCGTGAACCCGGCGCGGCTCGCGCTCGAGCTTGCGCGGGCCTGCCGCGAGGCCGGGGTGGAGATCTACGAGCACACGACCGCGACCCGCATCGAATCCGGCGGCGCCGCGCTGCGGGTGCACACCGACGGGCGGCCCATCACCTGCCGCCAGGTCGTGCTGGCCACCAACGTTTTTCCGAGCCTGCTGCGGCGCAACCGGCTCTACACCGTCCCGGTCTATGACTACGTGCTGGCCACCGAACCGCTGTCCGACGAGCAACTGGGCCGCATCGGCTGGCGTGGGCGCCAAGGCGTCGGCGACTCCGCCAACCAGTTCCACTACTACCGCCTGTCGGCCGACAACCGGATCGTCTGGGGCGGCTACGACGCGGTCTATCACTTCGGCAGGCGCGTCGACGCCGCGTATGAGAACCGCACCGAGACCTACCGCAGGCTCGCCGCGCATTTCTTCCTGACCTTCCCGCAACTCGACGACGTCCGGTTCACCCACCGGTGGGCCGGTGCGATCGACACCAACACCCGGTTCTGTGCGCACTGGGGGCTGGCCCGCGAGGGCCGGGTCGCCTACGTCAACGGCTTCACCGGGCTCGGTGTCGGCGCGGCGCGGTTCGCCGCGGACGTGTGCCTGGACCTGCTGGGCGGCACGCCGACGCCGCGCACGCAGCTGGAGATGGTGCGCCGCAAGCCTTTACCGTTCCCGCCCGAGCCGCTGGCCAGCGTCGGCATCCAGGCCACCCGGTGGTCGCTGGACCGGGCCGACCATTCGGCGGGGCATCGCAACCTGCTGCTGCGCGCCCTCGACGCGGCCGGTCTGGGATTCGACTCCTGA
- a CDS encoding sterol desaturase family protein → MREPVLFAIPFFLLLLTIEWAAARKLEHAIQDDGTPGAGAYHTRDAWASLSMGLVSTVTMSVWKFFALLGYAAIYAYLAPWQLSPSKWYTWVIAIVGVDLLFYWYHRMAHRVRLVWATHQAHHSSRYFNFATALRQKWNNSGEILMWIPLPLLGVPPWMVFVAFSFSLICQFWIHTEHITKLWRPIEFVFNTPSHHRVHHGMDQLYLDKNYGGILIIWDRLFGTFQPEVFRPHYGLTKPVDTFNPWKLETHEYVAIGRDVRAARGLRAKLGYIFGPPGWQPAHEKTPTHATT, encoded by the coding sequence ATGCGCGAACCCGTGCTCTTCGCGATCCCGTTCTTCCTGCTGCTGCTGACCATCGAATGGGCCGCGGCGCGCAAGCTCGAACATGCCATCCAGGACGACGGCACGCCCGGCGCCGGCGCGTACCACACCCGCGACGCGTGGGCGAGCCTGTCGATGGGCCTGGTCTCCACGGTGACGATGAGCGTCTGGAAGTTCTTCGCGCTGTTGGGTTATGCCGCGATCTACGCCTACCTCGCGCCGTGGCAGCTGTCGCCGTCGAAGTGGTACACCTGGGTGATCGCGATCGTCGGGGTGGACCTGCTCTTCTACTGGTACCACCGGATGGCGCACCGCGTCCGACTGGTCTGGGCCACCCACCAGGCGCACCACTCCAGCAGGTACTTCAACTTCGCGACCGCGCTGCGGCAGAAGTGGAACAACAGCGGCGAGATCCTGATGTGGATTCCGTTGCCGCTGTTGGGTGTTCCGCCGTGGATGGTGTTCGTCGCGTTCTCGTTCAGCCTGATCTGCCAGTTCTGGATCCACACCGAACACATCACCAAGCTGTGGCGGCCCATCGAATTCGTGTTCAACACACCGTCACACCACCGCGTGCACCACGGCATGGACCAGCTCTACCTGGACAAGAACTACGGCGGGATCCTGATCATCTGGGACCGGCTGTTCGGCACGTTCCAGCCCGAGGTGTTCCGGCCCCACTACGGGCTGACCAAACCGGTCGACACCTTCAACCCGTGGAAGCTGGAGACCCACGAGTACGTCGCGATCGGCCGCGACGTCCGTGCCGCCCGGGGACTGCGCGCCAAACTGGGCTACATCTTCGGTCCGCCGGGATGGCAACCCGCCCACGAGAAGACGCCGACGCATGCCACGACGTAA